In Carya illinoinensis cultivar Pawnee chromosome 9, C.illinoinensisPawnee_v1, whole genome shotgun sequence, the following are encoded in one genomic region:
- the LOC122276456 gene encoding uncharacterized protein LOC122276456 isoform X2, with protein MGSSLTAILLLSLFLSLFITSASHETTTLKGVDLENPAIVVFPSPLSGYSASHGSKEALLCERVQVSGLSRLRLGSYASSLRVTLSPSVEIPERLHSKIQVCFHGNNSRGLCQCEDDEWKYFKGLWSSVMSPYDDRYIDVKFLGEVSGSVTVAVEEDFQQWRLACLALGFVLLLLAPIVSNWVPFYYSSSMLIGIFLVIIIILFQGMKLLPTGRKNVLYLTMYGSVLGAGSFLIHHLSMLVNSVLINFGLNEEMHNPVFIFVLVGIILAGAALGYWIVRKYVVSKDGRVDVGIVQFVKWAMSITGTTAIIQGTLDTPLALATVVCCWAFRYFIFSLKRLPALNPLLKQERKITGKHNRAEFLSRSGSAGKMRHSPKNQSAWSNSPVGGVISPSSGTKNQQEYYSTFHNMRNRKKFTEKEWDDFTRESTRQAIAEWAASPEFTDWMIENADRVQLLPSESSDETMGSESDSTDENLTGRRRQFRLTSG; from the exons ATGGGCTCGTCTCTTACTGCGattcttctcctctctctctttctctccctcttcatCACAAGTGCCAGCCACGAGACCACCACTCTCAAAG GTGTTGATCTTGAAAACCCTGCTATAGTTGTTTTCCCATCCCCACTTTCTGGGTATTCAGCTTCCCATGGCTCTAAAGAAGCTTTATTGTGTGAACGTGTTCAAGTTTCTGGTCTCTCAAGATTGAGACTTGGGAGTTATGCCAGTTCTCTGCGGGTTACCTTGTCTCCATCTGTTGAAATCCCAGAGAGACTCCATAGCAAAATTCAGGTTTGTTTTCACGG AAACAACTCACGTGGCTTATGTCAGTGTGAAGATGACGAGTGGAAGTATTTTAAGGGGTTATGGAGCTCAGTCATGTCACCTTATGATGATAGATATATTGATGTCAAGTTCCTTGGTGAAGTATCTGGTTCTGTCACGGTTGCTGTTGAAGAAG ATTTTCAGCAATGGCGCCTTGCATGTCTTGCACTGGGATTCGTTTTACTACTCTTGGCTCCAATTGTCAGCAATTGGGTTCCTTTTTACTATAGCAGTTCCATGCTGATTGGCATTTTTCTTGTCATTATAATCATACTTTTTCAG GGAATGAAGTTATTGCCAACTGGTAGGAAAAATGTTCTTTATCTAACCATGTATGGATCAGTG CTTGGAGCTGGATCTTTCCTCATTCATCACCTTTCAATGCTTGTAAATTCAGTTCTTATCAATTTTGGACTCAATGAAGAGATGCACAATCCA GTCTTTATATTTGTGCTGGTGGGAATTATCCTCGCTGGTGCTGCTTTAGGGTACTGGATTGTGAGGAAATATGTAGTCTCAAAAGACGGAAGGGTGGATGTTGGTATTGTCCAATTTGTTAAATGGGCAATGAGCATCACTGGAACCACTGCTATTATACAG GGAACTCTTGATACTCCTTTAGCACTGGCGACCGTGGTTTGTTGTTGGGCTTTCCGCTATTTTATCTTTTCACTGAAGCGGCTTCCTGCACT GAATCCGTTGCTGAAGCAAGAGAGAAAGATAACAGGGAAGCACAACCGTGCCGAATTTCTTAGCAGGTCAGGCTCAGCAGGGAAGATGCGGCATAGTCCAAAGAATCAATCTGCTTGGTCCAACTCTCCAGTGGGAG GTGTAATATCACCATCTTCTGGTACAAAGAATCAGCAAGAATACTATTCAACCTTCCACAACATGCGGAACCGAAAAAAGTTTACAGAGAAAGAGTGGGATGATTTCACACGGGAATCAACCCGCCAGGCTATTGCTGAATGGGCTGCATCTCCCGAATTCACTGATTGGATGATCGAGAATGCTGACCGAGTACAACTCCTTCCAAGTGAGAGTTCAGATGAAACCATGGGGAGTGAATCAGATTCCACTGATGAGAATCTCACAGGGCGTCGGAGGCAGTTTAGGTTGACCAGCGGGTAG
- the LOC122276456 gene encoding uncharacterized protein LOC122276456 isoform X1 gives MGSSLTAILLLSLFLSLFITSASHETTTLKGVDLENPAIVVFPSPLSGYSASHGSKEALLCERVQVSGLSRLRLGSYASSLRVTLSPSVEIPERLHSKIQVCFHGNNSRGLCQCEDDEWKYFKGLWSSVMSPYDDRYIDVKFLGEVSGSVTVAVEEDFQQWRLACLALGFVLLLLAPIVSNWVPFYYSSSMLIGIFLVIIIILFQGMKLLPTGRKNVLYLTMYGSVLGAGSFLIHHLSMLVNSVLINFGLNEEMHNPVFIFVLVGIILAGAALGYWIVRKYVVSKDGRVDVGIVQFVKWAMSITGTTAIIQGTLDTPLALATVVCCWAFRYFIFSLKRLPALHQSFSVNRNPLLKQERKITGKHNRAEFLSRSGSAGKMRHSPKNQSAWSNSPVGGVISPSSGTKNQQEYYSTFHNMRNRKKFTEKEWDDFTRESTRQAIAEWAASPEFTDWMIENADRVQLLPSESSDETMGSESDSTDENLTGRRRQFRLTSG, from the exons ATGGGCTCGTCTCTTACTGCGattcttctcctctctctctttctctccctcttcatCACAAGTGCCAGCCACGAGACCACCACTCTCAAAG GTGTTGATCTTGAAAACCCTGCTATAGTTGTTTTCCCATCCCCACTTTCTGGGTATTCAGCTTCCCATGGCTCTAAAGAAGCTTTATTGTGTGAACGTGTTCAAGTTTCTGGTCTCTCAAGATTGAGACTTGGGAGTTATGCCAGTTCTCTGCGGGTTACCTTGTCTCCATCTGTTGAAATCCCAGAGAGACTCCATAGCAAAATTCAGGTTTGTTTTCACGG AAACAACTCACGTGGCTTATGTCAGTGTGAAGATGACGAGTGGAAGTATTTTAAGGGGTTATGGAGCTCAGTCATGTCACCTTATGATGATAGATATATTGATGTCAAGTTCCTTGGTGAAGTATCTGGTTCTGTCACGGTTGCTGTTGAAGAAG ATTTTCAGCAATGGCGCCTTGCATGTCTTGCACTGGGATTCGTTTTACTACTCTTGGCTCCAATTGTCAGCAATTGGGTTCCTTTTTACTATAGCAGTTCCATGCTGATTGGCATTTTTCTTGTCATTATAATCATACTTTTTCAG GGAATGAAGTTATTGCCAACTGGTAGGAAAAATGTTCTTTATCTAACCATGTATGGATCAGTG CTTGGAGCTGGATCTTTCCTCATTCATCACCTTTCAATGCTTGTAAATTCAGTTCTTATCAATTTTGGACTCAATGAAGAGATGCACAATCCA GTCTTTATATTTGTGCTGGTGGGAATTATCCTCGCTGGTGCTGCTTTAGGGTACTGGATTGTGAGGAAATATGTAGTCTCAAAAGACGGAAGGGTGGATGTTGGTATTGTCCAATTTGTTAAATGGGCAATGAGCATCACTGGAACCACTGCTATTATACAG GGAACTCTTGATACTCCTTTAGCACTGGCGACCGTGGTTTGTTGTTGGGCTTTCCGCTATTTTATCTTTTCACTGAAGCGGCTTCCTGCACT GCATCAATCATTTTCTGTGAACAGGAATCCGTTGCTGAAGCAAGAGAGAAAGATAACAGGGAAGCACAACCGTGCCGAATTTCTTAGCAGGTCAGGCTCAGCAGGGAAGATGCGGCATAGTCCAAAGAATCAATCTGCTTGGTCCAACTCTCCAGTGGGAG GTGTAATATCACCATCTTCTGGTACAAAGAATCAGCAAGAATACTATTCAACCTTCCACAACATGCGGAACCGAAAAAAGTTTACAGAGAAAGAGTGGGATGATTTCACACGGGAATCAACCCGCCAGGCTATTGCTGAATGGGCTGCATCTCCCGAATTCACTGATTGGATGATCGAGAATGCTGACCGAGTACAACTCCTTCCAAGTGAGAGTTCAGATGAAACCATGGGGAGTGAATCAGATTCCACTGATGAGAATCTCACAGGGCGTCGGAGGCAGTTTAGGTTGACCAGCGGGTAG